The Terriglobia bacterium genomic interval CGGGGATGCGCAGCAGTTTCCTGCTCCCGCGCTTTTTCGAGCAGAATCGAATCATCTTATACCACTCAGAGGTGGATCGCGCTACCGTGGGCGGTGCCGTCCCTGGTTCGGGACCGCTTCTGCTGGTAGCGCCGCCGGAACACAGGTCCGAGTTTTTTGCACAGCGAAGGGAACTCGGGGTCTTCAACATCGGGGGCTCCGGCGTTGTGCGCGTTGATGGAACTGCCTTTTGCCTGGCGCCACGGGACGCCATCTATATAGGCAGCGGCAGCCGGGAAATCCGCTTCGAAAGCGAGGACGGGCGCAAACCGGCGCTGTTCTATTTTGTCAGCTACCCTGCCCACGCTGCCTATCGGACCAGGCGGATTTGTGAGGGCGAGGCCGAAAGATCGTCGCTCGGATCGGCGGCCAACGCAAACTGCCGGACGATCCGCAAGTATATCTGCCCGCCTGAGGTGGAAACATCACAACTGACGATGGGGCTGACCACTCTTGAAGAGGGCAGTGTCTGGAATACCATGCCGGCTCATACGCACCCGCGCAGATCCGAGATCTACTTCTACTTCGACTTGCCGGAAGATGCCATCGTCGTTCATTGTTTCGGGGTACCTCAAGAAACCAGGCACTTACTGGTACGCAACCGCCAGGCTGTGGTTTCACCCAGCTGGTCGATCCACCTCGGCGCCGGCACCTCACGCTATTCGTTCATCTGGGCGATGGGCGGCGAGAACAGAGAGTTCTCCGACATGAATGCGATTCCAATGGATGTGCTGGCCTGACCCACAGGTCGTGCGGCCTGCTTTCGAGAACGCCCGCGGCGGCCACGGATGAGTCAGGTTCTAAAGCTGTATTTGCTTTGCAGCAAATGCGCAGTTATAAAACGGACCAAAGCGCTAACCAGGAGCAAGCATATGAGGCAATCCCATAAACACAGATTTCTCTTTTGGCTTGTTTTTGTATTGGTATTGGGCTCGCTCCCGACAGGCCTGCTGCTGGCTCAGGAAACTCGCGGCAGCATTATGGGCAGAGTTACCGATCAAAGCGGCGCCGTGATTCCCCGGGCGACTGTGGAAGTCCTTAACAAAGCCATGGGCACCAAGACCGCACTGGCAACTAATGAGCAAGGATACTACCAGGCAACATTTTTGACTCCAGGCCTGTATCGGATTGAGGTCCAGGTTCAAGGCTTCAAGAAGTACGAGCGCGACAATATCGAAGTTCGCATCGCCGACCGGCTCGAGGTGAACATCCAGCTGACCGTCGGCCAGTTGGCAGATACGATCACGGTAATGGGCGAGACACCGCTCCTGGAAAGCACGACGGCTTCCCTGGGGCAGGTGATCGATGCGCGCCGCGCCACCGAGTTGCCGCTCGCGCACGGGAACCCATACCAGCTGATCGGGATTGCGGCGGGCGTCGGCTTCACCCGCGATCCAAGGTTGGACCGCCCCTACGAGCCGACGCACATCGTCGGCTATTCAATCGCCGGTACCC includes:
- the kduI gene encoding 5-dehydro-4-deoxy-D-glucuronate isomerase codes for the protein MDTRPRGAVVSPLSENAAPLSSRAEGALKLQESVHLPHPPNPEGLARMDTAGMRSSFLLPRFFEQNRIILYHSEVDRATVGGAVPGSGPLLLVAPPEHRSEFFAQRRELGVFNIGGSGVVRVDGTAFCLAPRDAIYIGSGSREIRFESEDGRKPALFYFVSYPAHAAYRTRRICEGEAERSSLGSAANANCRTIRKYICPPEVETSQLTMGLTTLEEGSVWNTMPAHTHPRRSEIYFYFDLPEDAIVVHCFGVPQETRHLLVRNRQAVVSPSWSIHLGAGTSRYSFIWAMGGENREFSDMNAIPMDVLA